A window of the Amycolatopsis solani genome harbors these coding sequences:
- a CDS encoding NAD(P)H-binding protein has product MRVVIAGGHGQIALRLERLLAARGDEAVGIIRNATHAADLEAAGAQAVVLDLEKSDVDTVAEALKGADAAVFAAGAGPGSGTARKDTVDRGAAALFAEAAERAGVRRHVQVGSIGADNPENPDVTEEFRHYLRAKRAAEDDLKARDLDWTILRPGSLTDDPGTGLVLLAEQTGRGPIPRDDVAAVLVGLLDTPASIHRTLTLISGEDAIGEAIAAL; this is encoded by the coding sequence ATGCGAGTCGTCATTGCAGGTGGACACGGTCAGATCGCGCTGCGGCTGGAGCGGCTGCTCGCCGCGCGCGGGGACGAAGCGGTCGGCATCATCCGAAACGCCACCCACGCGGCGGACCTCGAAGCCGCCGGTGCCCAAGCCGTCGTGCTCGACCTCGAGAAGTCCGATGTGGACACCGTCGCCGAGGCGCTGAAGGGCGCCGACGCCGCGGTGTTCGCGGCCGGTGCGGGCCCGGGCAGTGGCACCGCCCGCAAGGACACCGTGGACCGTGGTGCGGCGGCGCTGTTCGCCGAAGCGGCCGAGCGAGCCGGCGTCCGGCGGCACGTCCAGGTGGGCTCGATCGGCGCCGACAACCCGGAGAACCCCGACGTCACCGAGGAGTTCCGGCACTACCTGCGCGCCAAGCGCGCGGCCGAAGACGACCTCAAGGCCCGCGACCTCGACTGGACGATCCTCCGGCCGGGCTCGCTCACCGACGACCCGGGCACCGGCCTGGTGCTGCTGGCTGAGCAGACGGGCCGCGGCCCGATCCCCCGTGACGACGTCGCCGCGGTGCTCGTGGGCCTGCTCGACACGCCCGCGTCCATCCACCGCACCCTGACGCTGATCTCCGGCGAGGATGCCATCGGGGAAGCGATCGCCGCGCTGTGA